One part of the Odontesthes bonariensis isolate fOdoBon6 chromosome 13, fOdoBon6.hap1, whole genome shotgun sequence genome encodes these proteins:
- the cabp2b gene encoding calcium-binding protein 2 isoform X2 has product MGNCTKPSKDDLKKDRELRPEEIEELRVAFVEFDKNKKGYISHKDLGECMRTMGYMPTEMELIELSQQICGGKVDFEDFVELMGPKMLEETADMIGVKELRDAFKEFDSNGDGQISLTELREAMKKLMGEQVTNREINEILRDVDLNGDGLVDFEEFVRMMSR; this is encoded by the exons ATGGGGAACTGCACCAAACCATCTAAAGATGACCTGAAGAAG GACAGAGAGCTGAGACCAGAGGAGATCGAAG aGCTTCGAGTGGCGTTCGTGGAGTTTGATAAGAACAAAAAAGGCTACATCAGCCATAAGGACCTGGGAGAGTGCATGAGGACCATGGGATACATGCCCACAGAGATGGAGCTCATCGAACTGAGCCAGCAGATCT GCGGAGGTAAAGTGGACTTTGAGGACTTTGTGGAGCTGATGGGACCCAAGATGCTGGAAGAGACCGCAGACATGATTGGAGTCAAAGAACTACGAGATGCTTTCAAAGAG TTTGACTCCAATGGCGACGGTCAGATCAGTTTGACTGAGCTGCGCGAGGCCATGAAGAAGCTGATGGGAGAGCAGGTGACCAACAGAGAGATCAACGAGATCCTCAGAGATGTTGACCTCAACGGAGACGGACTGGTGGACTTTGAGG aGTTTGTGCGGATGATGTCCCGCTGA
- the crybb1l1 gene encoding beta-crystallin B1 → MSSGDKSKTSSQTDGKATQGKKSEMGMMSYKMYVFDQENFQGHMIEICNECMNVCDMGMDRVRSLRVECGPFVGFEQMNFCGEMYILEKGEYPRWDSWSNCQRNDYLLSFRPVKMDPEKHKICLYEVGEFKGRKMEIMDDDVPSMYSYGFTDRVGSISVSCGTFVGYQFPGYRGSQYLLEKGDYRHFNEYGARYPQFQSVRRIRDMQWHQMGCYTMATK, encoded by the exons ATGTCCAGTGGAGATAAGTCCAAGACCTCTTCCCAGACTGATGGGAAGGCTACTCAAGGCAAGAAGTCTGAGATGGGAATGATGTCCTACAAG ATGTACGTGTTCGACCAGGAGAACTTCCAGGGTCACATGATTGAGATCTGCAACGAgtgcatgaatgtgtgtgatatGGGCATGGACCGCGTCCGCTCCCTGCGTGTTGAGTGTGGACC CTTCGTGGGCTTTGAGCAGATGAACTTCTGCGGTGAGATGTACATCCTGGAGAAGGGAGAGTATCCCCGCTGGGACTCCTGGAGCAACTGCCAGAGGAACGACTACCTGCTGTCTTTCAGGCCCGTCAAGATG GACCCTGAGAAGCACAAGATCTGCCTGTACGAGGTGGGAGAGTTCAAGGGCCGCAAGATGGAGATCATGGACGACGACGTCCCCAGCATGTACTCCTACGGCTTCACCGACAGAGTGGGCAGCATCAGCGTCAGCTGTGGAAC CTTTGTGGGATACCAGTTCCCTGGATACCGTGGCAGCCAGTACCTGCTGGAGAAGGGTGACTACAGGCACTTCAACGAGTATGGCGCCCGCTACCCTCAGTTCCAGTCTGTGAGGCGTATCCGTGACATGCAGTGGCACCAGATGGGCTGCTACACCATGGCCACCAAGTGA